The following proteins are encoded in a genomic region of Methanobacteriaceae archaeon:
- a CDS encoding DUF2188 domain-containing protein produces the protein MAANLHVIAGKKGGWDVKRDGAVKASGHFNTKEEAIEFAEEEGRRYNVEVFIHGEDGKIQKRETFGKKLYPG, from the coding sequence ATGGCAGCTAATTTACATGTAATTGCAGGTAAAAAAGGGGGTTGGGATGTAAAAAGAGATGGAGCTGTTAAAGCTTCGGGACATTTTAACACTAAAGAGGAAGCTATTGAATTTGCTGAGGAAGAAGGTAGACGTTATAATGTGGAAGTATTTATTCATGGAGAAGACGGTAAAATCCAGAAAAGGGAGACTTTTGGCAAGAAGCTATATCCTGGATAG
- a CDS encoding ATP-dependent zinc protease — MPEYTAREYDVLEYDKLKKQLSFNLIEKKAIKSLNIQPDAFIPVLFSLKFGGDWSFKTNRLEAMAVKEKITRYNEELSQGYTLEKVTLFINPQVISTEGKVLRLEKCGNKNERELVERPFRVKMDAEDIILAELNPGSMEIRLKRIRGPLSFEGSAAYGISHEMEHLAGCEHTGRYIWEFKYKFED, encoded by the coding sequence ATACCTGAATACACTGCTCGAGAATATGATGTTTTAGAATATGATAAACTCAAAAAACAGCTTTCTTTTAATTTGATTGAGAAAAAAGCCATTAAAAGCCTCAATATCCAACCTGATGCTTTTATTCCGGTATTGTTCTCTCTTAAATTTGGAGGTGACTGGAGTTTTAAAACCAATAGATTAGAAGCAATGGCAGTCAAAGAGAAGATTACCCGTTACAATGAAGAACTTAGTCAGGGTTACACTCTGGAGAAAGTCACTCTTTTTATCAACCCTCAAGTAATATCCACTGAAGGTAAGGTTCTGAGGCTGGAGAAATGTGGGAATAAGAATGAACGTGAACTGGTGGAGAGACCTTTCCGGGTGAAAATGGATGCTGAGGATATTATACTGGCAGAACTTAATCCTGGATCCATGGAGATAAGACTTAAACGAATAAGGGGGCCATTGAGTTTTGAGGGATCAGCAGCATATGGAATTTCCCATGAGATGGAGCACCTTGCCGGGTGTGAACACACTGGAAGATATATCTGGGAGTTCAAATATAAATTTGAAGATTAG
- a CDS encoding 2,3-diphosphoglycerate synthetase, which produces MSGLLKMVCLIDGEHYLPVTKSALNTLDSLEHIELVAAVFIGGTEKLRDASPESIGEKLGVKVYFESDHDKIPYHLIVQVAVDHQADVVMDLSDEPVVDYSQRFKIASLVLEKGILYEGPDFSFQPLGEHDVLQKPSLKILGTGKRIGKTAVSAYAARLIHREKYNPCVVAMGRGGPEEPEIVRGDQIEITPQYLMEQSEKGVHAASDHWEDALMSRILTIGCRRCGGGMVGQVFITNMKQGALKANQVDADFVIMEGSGAAIPPIKTNRHIVLIGANQPIINIEKFFGPYRIRMADLAVITMCEEPMASPEKVERIEKFIKQLNPEATVIPTVFRPKPLESVKGKKVLFATTAPDSIKDVLIKDLQEEHGCTVVGTTPYLSNRPLLQKDIEKYIDEVDVMLTELKAAAVDVATKDALEAGLEVVYCDNIPLAIREDDDLDSAIIDVVDKAIADYQTK; this is translated from the coding sequence ATGAGTGGTTTATTGAAGATGGTATGCTTAATTGATGGTGAACATTATCTTCCAGTTACCAAATCCGCGTTGAATACCCTCGACAGCCTAGAACACATTGAACTGGTTGCTGCTGTTTTTATAGGAGGCACTGAGAAACTAAGAGATGCTTCACCTGAATCAATCGGTGAAAAACTCGGAGTTAAAGTTTATTTTGAATCAGATCATGATAAAATACCTTACCATCTAATTGTGCAGGTTGCTGTTGATCACCAGGCCGATGTGGTAATGGACCTCAGTGATGAGCCGGTAGTTGATTATTCCCAAAGATTCAAGATTGCATCCTTGGTGCTGGAGAAAGGCATCCTCTATGAAGGTCCTGATTTCTCATTCCAACCCTTAGGGGAACATGATGTTCTCCAAAAACCATCCCTGAAAATTTTAGGAACAGGTAAAAGAATTGGGAAAACTGCAGTCTCAGCTTATGCTGCACGATTAATTCACCGTGAAAAATACAATCCCTGTGTGGTGGCTATGGGTCGTGGAGGTCCGGAAGAACCGGAGATTGTGAGAGGTGATCAGATTGAGATCACTCCCCAGTACCTCATGGAACAGTCAGAAAAAGGTGTTCATGCAGCATCTGATCACTGGGAAGATGCTCTCATGAGTCGTATCCTTACCATTGGATGCCGTCGTTGCGGTGGGGGGATGGTAGGTCAGGTTTTCATTACCAATATGAAACAGGGAGCCCTTAAGGCTAACCAGGTTGATGCTGATTTTGTAATAATGGAAGGTAGTGGAGCTGCCATACCACCCATAAAAACCAACAGACACATTGTACTCATAGGGGCTAATCAGCCCATAATTAACATCGAAAAATTCTTCGGACCTTATCGGATACGAATGGCAGATCTGGCTGTCATCACCATGTGTGAGGAGCCCATGGCCAGTCCAGAGAAGGTGGAACGCATAGAAAAATTCATCAAACAACTCAATCCAGAGGCCACAGTAATACCCACAGTATTTCGACCCAAACCCCTGGAATCCGTGAAGGGCAAAAAGGTTTTATTTGCTACCACAGCCCCGGATTCCATTAAAGATGTATTGATAAAAGACCTTCAGGAAGAACACGGATGTACTGTAGTGGGAACCACACCATACTTATCTAACCGTCCCCTGCTTCAGAAGGATATTGAAAAATATATTGATGAAGTGGATGTCATGCTCACTGAACTTAAGGCTGCTGCCGTGGATGTGGCCACCAAGGATGCGCTGGAAGCAGGATTGGAAGTTGTCTACTGTGATAACATTCCCCTGGCAATTCGTGAAGATGATGATCTGGATTCTGCTATAATTGATGTGGTTGATAAAGCCATAGCAGACTACCAAACTAAATAA
- a CDS encoding UPF0058 family protein — MYKDELIQLHQFLVYVLKHLDHEYEVKDECKEYLCLNISPHHIHRTKAEHKYAIFVLSNSISEIIAANNGGSSSNISNGLSELVKRSKKELIKYQNEDALTVEKISM, encoded by the coding sequence ATGTACAAGGATGAGCTTATACAGTTACATCAATTTTTAGTATACGTTTTAAAGCATCTGGACCATGAGTATGAGGTAAAAGATGAGTGTAAGGAGTATCTGTGCCTTAACATCAGCCCTCATCACATACACCGCACCAAGGCTGAACATAAATATGCTATTTTTGTATTGTCAAATTCTATTTCTGAGATCATTGCTGCCAACAATGGGGGAAGTTCTTCTAACATTTCCAACGGCCTCTCAGAACTAGTTAAGCGGTCCAAAAAAGAACTAATCAAATATCAGAACGAAGATGCTTTAACTGTAGAAAAAATTTCCATGTAA
- the hisD gene encoding histidinol dehydrogenase — protein sequence MKIVEINDKNRMNLLQRSQIDAESVMDTVKEIVIDVINKKDEALLHYTEKFDGITLRDFLVSENDLKESFGKIDKRIAESLSKASSNIRKFHQAQLIKDWSIEVEAGVTAGQIIRPLQKVGCYIPGGRAVYPSSILMTVIPAKVAGVEEIICCTPPGPEGKVEDIVLAAAYLAGADKVYQVGGAQAIAAMAYGTETIPSVDKIVGPGNVFVTAAKKMVYGQVDIDFPAGPSEVLIIADETANPEYIALDLLAQAEHDPQAASVLVTTSSQLANAVLDQIKIELPQMKRKKIIEESLSENGLIVRVKSLKEAIDFSNEYAPEHLIIMTKDPDNLVSEINNAGSIFLGNLTPVAAGDYGSGTNHVLPTSFCARMYSGLSTESFIKKPTVQRISKKGLDNLKDVVIPLAEYEGLYAHAESFRRRLEKK from the coding sequence ATGAAAATCGTAGAAATTAATGACAAAAATAGAATGAATCTATTACAGAGGTCACAAATTGATGCAGAATCAGTTATGGATACTGTTAAAGAAATTGTAATTGATGTGATAAATAAAAAAGATGAAGCATTACTCCATTACACGGAAAAATTTGATGGGATTACATTAAGGGACTTTCTGGTGAGTGAAAATGATCTTAAGGAGAGTTTCGGAAAAATTGACAAAAGAATAGCTGAGAGTCTTTCAAAAGCATCATCTAACATCAGGAAATTCCACCAGGCACAATTAATTAAAGACTGGTCCATTGAAGTTGAAGCTGGAGTAACTGCTGGACAGATCATTCGTCCATTGCAAAAGGTAGGCTGTTATATACCTGGAGGAAGGGCAGTTTACCCTTCAAGCATCCTTATGACTGTTATACCTGCCAAAGTAGCAGGGGTTGAAGAAATTATCTGCTGCACTCCACCAGGACCAGAGGGTAAAGTGGAAGATATAGTACTGGCTGCAGCATATCTGGCAGGTGCAGATAAAGTTTACCAAGTGGGAGGAGCGCAAGCCATAGCTGCCATGGCCTATGGTACTGAAACCATTCCTTCTGTGGATAAGATTGTTGGACCGGGTAACGTATTCGTAACTGCTGCTAAAAAAATGGTATACGGCCAGGTGGATATTGATTTTCCAGCTGGACCTTCTGAAGTGCTAATAATTGCTGATGAAACTGCCAATCCAGAATATATTGCACTGGATCTTCTGGCTCAGGCTGAGCACGACCCTCAGGCTGCATCAGTATTGGTTACCACATCATCACAACTGGCAAATGCAGTTTTAGATCAAATAAAAATTGAACTTCCCCAAATGAAAAGGAAAAAGATTATCGAAGAATCTCTTAGTGAAAATGGATTAATTGTACGGGTTAAAAGTCTTAAAGAAGCCATAGATTTCTCCAATGAATATGCACCAGAACATCTTATCATCATGACGAAAGACCCCGATAATCTTGTTTCCGAAATAAATAATGCAGGATCCATATTCCTAGGTAATTTAACACCAGTAGCAGCTGGTGACTATGGATCAGGGACCAATCATGTTCTACCCACTTCCTTCTGTGCACGGATGTACTCGGGATTATCCACCGAATCCTTCATTAAAAAACCCACAGTACAAAGAATTTCCAAAAAGGGTTTAGATAATCTTAAAGATGTGGTAATTCCTTTAGCAGAATATGAAGGATTATACGCTCATGCTGAATCATTTAGAAGGCGTTTAGAAAAAAAATAA
- the aspS gene encoding aspartate--tRNA(Asn) ligase: MTELLGDWRRTHYSKELDDNMDGESVTLMGWVHEIRDLGGIIFVLLRDRDGITQITAPSKKIDSQLFEQIRKLRKESVLAIKGTVQGSNKAPGGVEVIPVEIKLLNNSQQPLPLDPTEKVKAEIDTRLDSRFLDMRKHGVSAIFKIKSAMLHSVRVFLEYKGFLEINTPKLVGSATEGGTELFPITYFEREAFLGQSPQLYKQMMMATGLDKVYEIAPIFRAEEHDTLRHLNEVISIDVEMAFADQKDAMKLLENLVHNAIKEVKRNCQAELEDIGVELEVPELPFPCLEYDEVIDIVNSKGVPLRHGEDLSRAAEKALGEVMDGYYFINNWPSDIKPFYVLPHEDEPEKSYAFDLMFKDLEISSGATRVHQHDLLVDRIKRQGLNPDSFQRYLAAFEYGMPPHAGWGLGAERFTMCLTGMKNIRETVLFPRDRRRLTP; encoded by the coding sequence ATGACAGAATTATTAGGAGATTGGAGAAGAACACATTACTCAAAAGAACTTGACGATAATATGGATGGCGAGTCAGTAACCCTCATGGGTTGGGTTCATGAAATACGTGATTTGGGAGGGATCATATTCGTCCTTTTAAGGGATCGGGATGGTATCACGCAGATTACTGCTCCCAGCAAAAAAATTGATTCCCAATTATTTGAACAGATCCGTAAACTACGTAAAGAATCCGTTCTGGCAATTAAAGGAACTGTTCAAGGGTCAAATAAAGCACCAGGAGGAGTTGAAGTAATACCTGTGGAAATTAAATTACTAAACAACTCACAACAACCACTGCCCCTTGATCCTACCGAGAAGGTGAAAGCTGAAATTGACACCAGACTTGATTCTCGCTTCCTGGATATGAGAAAACATGGAGTTAGTGCCATATTCAAGATAAAAAGTGCCATGTTACATTCTGTCAGAGTTTTCCTTGAATATAAGGGTTTTCTGGAAATTAACACCCCCAAATTAGTGGGTTCGGCCACTGAGGGAGGTACTGAACTATTCCCCATTACCTACTTTGAAAGGGAAGCCTTCCTGGGTCAAAGTCCCCAGTTGTACAAGCAGATGATGATGGCTACTGGACTGGATAAAGTATATGAAATAGCACCTATCTTCAGGGCTGAGGAACATGACACCCTCCGCCATCTTAACGAGGTTATCTCCATTGATGTGGAAATGGCATTTGCTGACCAGAAAGATGCCATGAAACTCCTGGAAAACCTGGTGCACAATGCCATTAAAGAGGTTAAAAGAAACTGCCAGGCAGAACTGGAAGATATTGGTGTAGAATTGGAAGTTCCTGAACTACCCTTCCCTTGCCTGGAATATGATGAAGTCATTGACATTGTTAATTCCAAGGGAGTGCCGCTCCGACATGGAGAAGATCTTTCCCGCGCCGCTGAAAAGGCTCTGGGGGAGGTTATGGATGGATATTACTTCATCAACAACTGGCCCAGTGACATTAAACCCTTTTACGTCTTACCCCATGAAGATGAACCTGAGAAGAGTTATGCTTTCGATCTTATGTTCAAAGATTTGGAAATCTCCTCTGGAGCTACCAGGGTGCACCAGCACGACCTTTTAGTGGATAGAATCAAAAGGCAGGGACTGAATCCTGATTCTTTCCAGCGTTACCTCGCTGCCTTTGAGTATGGTATGCCGCCACATGCTGGATGGGGTCTGGGAGCTGAAAGATTCACTATGTGCCTCACTGGAATGAAAAACATCCGGGAAACCGTCTTATTCCCCAGAGATAGGCGAAGGTTGACTCCATGA
- a CDS encoding NAD(P)/FAD-dependent oxidoreductase, producing the protein MIYDVAVIGAGPAGCMAAICAAQLGKKVLLIERNDSIGHKLLLTGNGRCNLTNTAELNVFLEKFGRRGSFYRDAFTIFSNYNLMDFFQNQGLELTEDENGRVFPITQNAQSVVDVLKKVLDESDVEVLYNYRLKHVQKVSKVFKISSTRDRFITAHNVILATGGVTYGFTGSTGDGLAVAELLGHHITDIKPGGVPLKVREKWVHDLKGITLKDVGLKIGYGGKILSIERGDLLLTHFGISGPVILDRSNEIVELMDKHGDLKLYIDFKPDLSPEQLKSQLVRDFQTNSKKSIKNYFKYYFPNSAIEPVLEILSINPGKKLNQINRKERLMVQETLKGLPVTINGHIALEKAMVTCGGVSKKEINPKTMESKIISGLYFAGEIISGCGRSGGYNLQQAFSTGYVAGKSASEN; encoded by the coding sequence ATGATATATGACGTAGCAGTGATTGGAGCAGGACCTGCCGGGTGCATGGCAGCAATCTGCGCAGCGCAACTGGGAAAAAAAGTCCTCCTCATTGAAAGGAATGATAGCATTGGCCATAAACTTCTTTTAACAGGTAATGGTAGATGTAATCTCACTAACACTGCCGAACTTAATGTTTTCCTAGAGAAGTTTGGTAGGAGAGGATCATTTTATCGTGATGCATTCACCATATTTTCAAATTATAATTTAATGGATTTTTTCCAAAATCAGGGCTTGGAACTCACAGAGGATGAAAATGGAAGAGTATTCCCCATCACTCAAAACGCACAATCTGTGGTGGATGTTTTGAAAAAAGTTTTAGATGAATCAGATGTTGAAGTTCTTTATAATTATCGCTTAAAACACGTTCAAAAGGTTTCCAAGGTTTTTAAGATTTCTTCAACACGTGATAGGTTCATAACTGCACATAACGTTATCCTGGCCACAGGAGGTGTGACTTATGGCTTTACTGGTTCTACCGGTGATGGGTTGGCTGTTGCTGAATTGCTGGGTCATCATATAACTGATATTAAACCGGGAGGTGTTCCACTTAAAGTTCGTGAAAAATGGGTGCATGATTTAAAGGGGATTACCCTGAAAGATGTGGGATTGAAAATCGGATATGGAGGTAAAATTTTGTCCATTGAACGCGGAGATCTCCTTTTAACACATTTCGGCATCTCAGGACCTGTAATTCTTGATAGAAGTAATGAGATTGTAGAGCTTATGGACAAACATGGAGATTTAAAACTTTATATTGATTTTAAACCTGATCTGAGTCCAGAACAACTGAAATCACAGCTCGTAAGGGATTTTCAAACGAATAGTAAAAAATCCATTAAAAATTATTTTAAATACTATTTTCCCAACAGTGCCATTGAACCAGTTTTGGAGATTTTATCCATAAATCCTGGTAAAAAGTTAAACCAGATAAATAGAAAAGAGAGATTAATGGTGCAGGAAACATTAAAGGGACTGCCAGTTACCATTAATGGACATATTGCCCTGGAAAAAGCCATGGTCACCTGCGGTGGTGTTTCTAAAAAGGAAATTAATCCTAAAACTATGGAATCAAAAATAATTTCTGGATTATACTTTGCAGGTGAGATAATATCTGGCTGTGGCAGAAGTGGTGGTTATAATCTTCAGCAAGCTTTTTCAACGGGTTATGTTGCTGGAAAAAGTGCTTCAGAAAACTAG